Proteins encoded by one window of Chondromyces crocatus:
- a CDS encoding response regulator, translated as MGALTAVDPKELQQSAPAEARHERLGGARAEFVANLGRRATELRAALAQVEAEPHAAVLREELGRRLHALGAAARLLRFAKLADRVGEAQLLIDAPGEGEILREAELTTLRATLDELPALAWGQAALGEQHPRAAGTRGGARPDGAQASPRSFQNPPLVPGSAGDAATLLSPHGAFTRAGEASWDEGLVEGMASLTALVVGPAPLADALTDEPAGFEVERTEDPTTALDLARAVAPDLLVLDAELPGARALVEALMSDPLTEATPIIVVGHFARPDDAAPFLTLGVARALPRPASPDTLRRAAAEAAATYVRGEVTRAPLGEVSLDQLGARLAEELRRGLCDAAEARGRGARVDLGEGAEVLGALWGAVARIRDLVTIRSQGTVRFSPRGPEGALPLAPWLGPDLHTPNARAVRATAGRPQSSISPIQRAASDATPGASISLEGLAVVVADDDPAVTWFLAGVLRAAGAHVLEAHDGARALDLAFQASPDLVVSDVVMPHLDGFALCRALKRDVVLRDVPVILLSWKEDLLQRLRELGADADGYLRKEASAAAIVQRVSEVLRPRQRVTQRIAAGGETRGRLDGMTTRTLLALACARRPESRVMVRDAAFLYEVQIHGGRPTSATRTAPDGTFQRGPSVLAALLGVGSGRFAVCPTDDADAPPPSARPGFEAPLAEQLLPAIAAARGAQRLLAGPGLTQVERVVIDGERLSSYVDATPEPARALLRRLIAGASPRALLAGGQAPARLLEDVLCDAAAHGSVSRILDRSGEDLLAPAIAREADVLRGRRRTSNAAELPPPPDFTPMERALADHEADSVEAPFSDGPFSAPFVDGDVEVVESGEVLSASHAFEEDDATSGDIAIEELGDDEHGTRPRLTRPWEPFGNLPPREITPEPQATDDDGFDEITAHRTTLVGPAPEVQTSATPVSPLAAQPSPAPAVGASAAGAAGAAGAAGAAGTSKPMNSASAGSVASAASTSSVASRSSAMNGSSAGSAPSVAVVGTSNRAHGTSATAAYAVQGTRLPPVVTVLPPVAPAPAAPEATRAPVAPTAPTAPAAAAAPARDERPQAPRPLTTLGSLTPPPVLETALPANHRMAPPPDLTPSPTPRRVRKPSAFAPSPPAPAPAETPRESRTTMWVLLAVAAFVFAVGARLARERDLQATVPPSAPAPVPELEEPAPETPAEPASSAATEPLSPGDTLENPVLPEDAPLPADQKLPAGQGLVEIVAGPNDEVFIDGRLLGKGTVRASIEPKEGAHEVRARLRGEERVRFIQVKAGRMTRLRLAPPWRR; from the coding sequence ATGGGCGCACTGACCGCGGTGGATCCCAAGGAACTCCAACAGAGCGCGCCCGCCGAGGCGCGCCACGAACGTCTGGGCGGTGCCCGGGCCGAATTCGTGGCGAACCTCGGCCGGAGAGCGACCGAACTCCGGGCGGCCCTCGCCCAGGTGGAGGCCGAGCCACACGCCGCCGTGCTCCGCGAGGAGCTGGGACGAAGGCTGCATGCCCTCGGCGCTGCGGCCCGGCTGCTCCGCTTCGCCAAGCTCGCCGACCGGGTGGGCGAAGCCCAGCTTCTCATCGACGCCCCCGGCGAAGGCGAGATCCTCCGAGAGGCCGAGCTGACCACCCTGCGCGCCACCCTCGACGAGCTGCCCGCCCTCGCCTGGGGACAGGCCGCGCTGGGCGAACAGCACCCGCGCGCTGCCGGCACCCGCGGCGGCGCCAGGCCCGACGGCGCCCAGGCCTCGCCGCGCTCCTTCCAGAACCCTCCCCTCGTCCCGGGATCCGCGGGCGACGCTGCGACGCTCCTCTCCCCCCACGGCGCCTTCACCCGCGCAGGGGAAGCGAGCTGGGACGAAGGCCTCGTCGAGGGCATGGCCTCCCTCACGGCCCTCGTCGTCGGCCCGGCCCCCCTCGCCGACGCCCTCACCGACGAGCCCGCGGGCTTCGAGGTCGAGCGCACCGAGGATCCCACCACCGCCCTCGACCTCGCCCGCGCCGTCGCCCCCGACCTGCTCGTCCTCGACGCCGAGCTGCCGGGCGCCCGCGCCCTCGTCGAGGCCCTCATGAGCGACCCGCTCACCGAGGCCACCCCGATCATCGTCGTCGGCCACTTCGCGCGCCCCGACGACGCCGCCCCCTTCCTCACCCTCGGCGTCGCCCGCGCCCTCCCCCGCCCCGCGTCCCCCGACACCCTCCGCCGCGCCGCCGCCGAGGCCGCCGCCACCTACGTCCGCGGCGAGGTCACCCGCGCCCCGCTCGGTGAAGTCAGCCTCGACCAGCTCGGCGCCCGCCTCGCCGAAGAGCTGCGCCGCGGCCTCTGCGACGCCGCCGAAGCCCGCGGCCGCGGCGCCCGCGTCGATCTCGGCGAAGGCGCCGAAGTCCTCGGTGCCCTCTGGGGCGCCGTCGCCCGCATCCGCGACCTGGTGACCATCCGCTCCCAGGGCACCGTCCGCTTCTCCCCCCGCGGCCCCGAAGGCGCCCTCCCCCTCGCCCCCTGGCTCGGTCCCGACCTCCACACCCCGAACGCGCGCGCCGTGCGCGCCACCGCGGGCCGCCCCCAGTCCAGCATCTCGCCCATCCAGCGCGCCGCGAGCGACGCTACCCCGGGCGCCAGCATCTCCCTCGAAGGCCTCGCCGTCGTGGTCGCCGACGACGACCCCGCCGTCACCTGGTTCCTCGCCGGCGTCCTCCGCGCCGCGGGTGCCCATGTCCTCGAAGCCCACGACGGCGCCCGCGCCCTCGACCTCGCCTTCCAGGCGAGCCCCGACCTCGTCGTCTCCGACGTGGTCATGCCGCACCTCGACGGCTTCGCCCTCTGCCGCGCCCTCAAGCGCGACGTCGTCCTGCGCGACGTCCCGGTGATCCTGCTCTCCTGGAAGGAAGACCTCCTCCAGCGCCTCCGCGAACTCGGCGCCGACGCCGACGGCTACCTCCGCAAGGAAGCCAGCGCCGCCGCCATCGTCCAGCGCGTCAGCGAGGTCCTCCGCCCGCGCCAGCGCGTCACCCAGCGCATCGCCGCCGGTGGCGAGACCCGCGGCCGCCTCGACGGCATGACCACCCGCACCCTCCTCGCCCTCGCCTGCGCCCGCCGCCCCGAGTCGCGGGTCATGGTCCGCGACGCCGCCTTCCTCTACGAAGTGCAGATCCACGGCGGCCGCCCCACCTCGGCCACCCGCACCGCGCCCGACGGCACCTTCCAGCGCGGCCCCTCGGTGCTCGCCGCCTTGCTCGGCGTGGGCTCGGGCCGCTTCGCCGTCTGCCCCACCGACGACGCCGACGCGCCGCCGCCCTCCGCCCGCCCCGGCTTCGAGGCGCCCCTCGCCGAGCAGCTCCTGCCCGCGATCGCGGCAGCCCGCGGCGCCCAGCGCCTCCTCGCTGGCCCTGGCCTCACCCAGGTCGAGCGCGTCGTCATCGACGGCGAGCGCCTCTCCTCGTACGTCGACGCCACCCCGGAGCCCGCGCGCGCCTTGCTCCGCCGTCTCATCGCCGGCGCCTCCCCGCGCGCCCTCCTTGCGGGCGGCCAGGCCCCGGCCCGTCTCCTCGAGGACGTCCTCTGCGACGCCGCCGCGCATGGCAGCGTCAGCCGCATCCTCGATCGCAGCGGCGAGGACCTCCTCGCGCCCGCGATCGCCCGGGAGGCCGACGTCCTCCGTGGCCGCCGCCGCACCAGCAACGCGGCCGAGCTTCCCCCGCCGCCCGACTTCACCCCCATGGAGCGCGCGCTCGCCGATCACGAAGCCGACAGCGTCGAGGCGCCCTTCAGCGACGGCCCCTTCAGCGCGCCCTTCGTCGACGGCGACGTGGAGGTGGTGGAGAGCGGCGAGGTCCTCAGCGCATCGCACGCCTTCGAGGAGGACGACGCGACCTCCGGCGACATCGCCATCGAGGAGCTCGGTGACGACGAGCACGGCACGCGCCCGCGGTTGACCCGCCCCTGGGAGCCCTTCGGCAACCTGCCGCCGCGCGAGATCACCCCCGAGCCGCAGGCCACCGACGACGACGGCTTCGACGAGATCACCGCGCACCGCACCACCCTGGTCGGCCCGGCGCCCGAGGTACAGACCAGCGCCACGCCGGTCTCGCCGCTGGCCGCGCAGCCCTCGCCGGCCCCTGCGGTTGGCGCGAGCGCCGCGGGCGCCGCGGGCGCCGCGGGCGCCGCGGGCGCCGCGGGCACCTCGAAGCCGATGAACTCAGCGAGCGCCGGGAGCGTCGCCAGCGCTGCGAGCACGTCGAGCGTCGCCAGCAGGTCGAGCGCGATGAACGGCTCGAGCGCCGGGAGCGCCCCGAGCGTGGCCGTGGTGGGCACCTCGAACCGCGCCCATGGGACCAGCGCCACGGCGGCGTACGCCGTTCAGGGCACCCGACTCCCGCCCGTGGTCACCGTGCTGCCTCCAGTCGCTCCTGCGCCCGCAGCTCCCGAGGCGACCCGCGCTCCTGTCGCGCCGACCGCGCCGACCGCGCCAGCCGCAGCCGCTGCGCCGGCGCGTGACGAGCGTCCGCAAGCGCCCCGGCCGCTCACCACGCTGGGCTCCCTCACGCCGCCGCCCGTCCTCGAGACGGCATTGCCGGCGAACCACCGCATGGCGCCGCCGCCCGATCTCACGCCGTCGCCCACGCCGCGCCGGGTCCGCAAGCCGTCGGCATTCGCACCGTCGCCGCCGGCGCCGGCCCCGGCCGAGACGCCGCGCGAGAGCCGCACCACCATGTGGGTCCTGCTCGCGGTCGCTGCCTTCGTCTTCGCCGTGGGCGCCCGCCTCGCCCGGGAGCGCGACCTCCAGGCGACGGTGCCCCCGTCCGCGCCGGCCCCCGTGCCCGAACTCGAAGAGCCCGCACCGGAGACCCCGGCCGAGCCCGCGTCGTCCGCCGCCACCGAGCCCCTCAGCCCGGGGGACACCCTCGAGAACCCGGTGCTCCCGGAGGACGCGCCCCTGCCGGCCGACCAGAAGCTCCCCGCGGGCCAGGGCCTCGTCGAGATCGTCGCTGGTCCCAACGACGAGGTCTTCATCGACGGCCGCCTGCTCGGCAAGGGCACGGTCCGGGCGTCGATCGAGCCCAAGGAAGGCGCTCACGAGGTTCGCGCGCGGCTGCGCGGCGAGGAACGCGTGCGCTTCATCCAGGTCAAAGCGGGCCGCATGACCCGCCTCCGCCTCGCACCCCCCTGGCGGCGTTGA
- the ald gene encoding alanine dehydrogenase produces MLIGVPKEIKTREYRVGMTPAGVRALVDNGHRVLVETAAGEGSGLSDDAYVRAGATIVGTAADAWGAEMVVKVKEPLPAEYPYFRKGLVLYTYLHLAAEAELTRELARTGVQGVAYETIQLPDGSLPLLRPMSEVAGKISVQVGASCLQKERGGKGVLLGGVPGTRRGRVVILGGGVVGRNAATIAIGMGAQVTVLDVRADTMAYLEDVFGGAIETLYSNAANIEAAVERADLVVGAVLLPGAKAPRLVTRELIGRMEKGSVVVDVAVDQGGCIETCRPTTHDNPTYEVDGVVHYCVANMPGAVSHTSTWALTNVTVPYAVSIANKGLEAAAKADPAVMLGINTYGGHVTYGPVATAHRMEHLPVERALG; encoded by the coding sequence GTGCTCATCGGTGTGCCCAAGGAGATCAAGACACGCGAGTACCGCGTAGGCATGACGCCGGCAGGCGTCCGCGCACTCGTCGACAATGGCCACCGCGTGCTCGTCGAGACCGCTGCTGGAGAGGGCAGCGGCCTCTCGGATGACGCCTACGTGCGCGCGGGCGCCACCATCGTCGGCACGGCGGCCGATGCATGGGGTGCCGAGATGGTGGTCAAGGTCAAGGAGCCGCTGCCGGCGGAGTACCCCTACTTCCGCAAGGGCCTCGTGCTCTACACCTACCTCCACCTCGCCGCCGAGGCAGAGCTCACCCGTGAGCTCGCGCGCACCGGGGTCCAGGGCGTCGCGTACGAGACCATCCAGCTCCCGGACGGCTCGCTGCCGCTGCTCCGGCCCATGAGCGAGGTCGCCGGCAAGATCAGCGTCCAGGTCGGCGCCTCCTGCCTCCAGAAGGAGCGCGGGGGCAAGGGCGTCCTCCTCGGCGGCGTGCCGGGCACCCGCCGCGGGCGCGTGGTGATCCTCGGTGGCGGCGTCGTCGGCCGCAACGCGGCCACCATCGCCATCGGCATGGGCGCCCAGGTCACCGTGCTCGACGTCCGCGCCGACACCATGGCCTACCTCGAGGACGTGTTCGGCGGTGCGATCGAGACGCTCTACTCGAACGCGGCCAACATCGAGGCGGCGGTCGAGCGCGCGGATCTCGTCGTCGGCGCGGTGCTCCTGCCCGGTGCCAAGGCCCCGCGGCTCGTCACCCGCGAGCTCATCGGCCGCATGGAAAAGGGCAGCGTCGTCGTCGACGTCGCCGTCGACCAGGGAGGCTGCATCGAGACCTGCCGGCCCACCACCCACGACAACCCCACCTACGAGGTGGATGGCGTCGTCCACTACTGCGTGGCCAACATGCCGGGCGCGGTCTCGCACACCAGCACCTGGGCGCTCACCAACGTCACGGTCCCCTACGCCGTCTCCATCGCCAACAAGGGCCTCGAAGCGGCTGCCAAGGCGGATCCCGCCGTGATGCTCGGCATCAACACCTACGGCGGCCACGTCACCTATGGTCCGGTGGCCACGGCGCACCGCATGGAGCACCTGCCCGTCGAGCGGGCGCTGGGCTGA
- a CDS encoding isocitrate/isopropylmalate dehydrogenase family protein, with amino-acid sequence MGSEKSKRKKIAIIGGDGIGPAVTREAKLLLEVYRDKAGLPIDLWELDLGADRFLRDGTTFPKEIQIAIQRECSAVLLGALGDPRVPGLEHARDILFGMRFGYDLYANIRPVKALSDKLVPLKGRGAKDVDLVVFRENTEGIYVGMGGQFKRGTPDEVAINEDVNTRKGVERIIRAAFEYARSHGRTRVTMADKSNAMRHAHELWLRVFHEVRAQYGDISSDHVYVDALCLYLIQDPSKFQVVVTNNLFGDIVTDLGAAFQGGLGMAASANVHASDPKRVALFEPVHGSAPPLAGKDIANPFAALLTVGMMLAHLGWPDEEKRIERWVTQAVDEGQCTVDVGGTLGTQAAAAWLRERVAAEL; translated from the coding sequence GTGGGATCCGAGAAGTCAAAGCGAAAGAAGATCGCGATCATCGGCGGGGACGGCATCGGCCCCGCTGTGACCCGCGAAGCGAAGCTCCTGCTCGAGGTGTACCGGGACAAGGCGGGCCTGCCCATCGACCTGTGGGAGCTCGACCTCGGCGCCGACCGCTTCTTGCGGGACGGCACCACCTTCCCCAAGGAGATCCAGATCGCCATCCAGCGCGAGTGCTCCGCCGTGCTGCTCGGCGCCCTGGGTGACCCGCGCGTGCCCGGCCTCGAGCACGCGCGCGACATCCTCTTCGGCATGCGCTTCGGCTACGACCTGTACGCCAACATCCGGCCCGTCAAGGCGCTCAGCGACAAGCTGGTACCGCTGAAGGGTCGGGGGGCGAAGGACGTCGACCTCGTCGTGTTCCGAGAGAACACCGAGGGCATCTACGTGGGCATGGGCGGGCAGTTCAAGCGCGGCACGCCCGACGAGGTGGCGATCAACGAGGACGTCAACACCCGCAAGGGGGTCGAGCGGATCATCCGCGCGGCGTTCGAGTATGCCCGGTCCCATGGCCGCACCCGCGTCACCATGGCCGACAAGTCGAACGCCATGCGGCACGCGCACGAGCTGTGGCTGCGGGTCTTCCACGAGGTCCGCGCCCAGTACGGCGACATCAGCTCCGACCACGTCTACGTCGACGCGCTCTGCCTCTACCTCATCCAGGACCCGTCCAAGTTCCAGGTCGTGGTCACGAACAACCTCTTCGGCGACATCGTGACCGATCTGGGCGCGGCGTTTCAGGGAGGCCTGGGGATGGCGGCGAGTGCGAACGTGCACGCCTCGGATCCGAAGCGGGTCGCCCTCTTCGAGCCGGTCCATGGCTCGGCGCCGCCGCTCGCGGGCAAGGACATCGCCAACCCGTTCGCGGCGCTGCTGACGGTCGGGATGATGCTCGCGCACCTCGGGTGGCCCGACGAGGAGAAGCGCATCGAGCGCTGGGTCACCCAGGCCGTCGACGAGGGCCAGTGCACCGTCGACGTCGGAGGCACCCTCGGCACCCAGGCCGCCGCGGCCTGGCTGCGCGAGCGCGTCGCCGCCGAATTGTGA